From Zea mays cultivar B73 chromosome 3, Zm-B73-REFERENCE-NAM-5.0, whole genome shotgun sequence:
acattatgctaaaggaaggaaaaccaagttaatgagtaacttagggtttcttggtcatacgtggcttttagtggtttatgcttatcactctaggtttaggactttgttaaggataagcatagcggATTGGTATTCCCTTTATATATTTTAGTGGACAAtttataaagggttttaggatgacactaatttccattattcattttcctttctttattttctactaggtgagtgcccgtgcgttgcaacggagaaATAATATCATGGTAACTTATGTACATCTAGACAGTGTTAGGTAATACTTGAAAACaaacgatatatatatatatattatcttcGATCTTAATATCttataggtatgtgcccgtgcattGTAACGAAACATAAATTTACATAAATTGACGAGCCTCTAATGGCTTAGAGCCCTAGTGACAGGCGATGCAAGCGCAATGGTAATGGGAACCCTCATGGGGAACAGTGCCTTGCAGAGGAGCACGAGTCCGAGTGAGCCACCACTTGACGCCTTGAGCTCCATCGTCCTGTTATGAGGATGCATTTGCCACGAGCTCCCTATATAAAATGGGTTGTTCAGATCATAATAACTAAAACAATGGTGTGCGAAAACTTTTACTGCTACGCTTAAAAACTCAGACAATACTGAGAAAGCTAACAAATATCCTTATCTAATTGCCTCATTCTTGATGGCAGAAAAAATATAGATCAAGCAAGCATATTAAGGTTATAGTATTGGCACAATTACGCTTTCAAGATAATAACAAATCACATGTGTAGCTCAAGGTGTCTTGGCGGTAGGCACATACAGAAGTGTGGCCTCAGACCCTCAGTGCATTAGAAACATGGAATGGTAACGGTGCCATGGGAATGATAATGTTAGCCCAATACGAGGTATCCTGAAGCTTCTCATCTTCAAATCTGACGCTATCCACCTTAATCCCTTGAAATCTTGAGCTGTAGTAGATAAACAAAACAGAAATTTATCACAATATTGATGACGTTGGTCAAACAGACAAATAATGCCTACTTCAACTTGCTCAGAACAGGAAAGGCTGATGGACCTAATAAGATTGTTATACCTGAAGCCAGGATATCTCATGGTGACTTCCATGAAACTCTCTCGGTGATTCGTGCTGACATGTATGATGCGGTGATGCCTCCTGCTGCTGAGGTCGCTGATTTGTTCGTCGATCGCGTGCCTTCCAATTATCACTCCCCCGATCGGATGCGATCCGAAGAACACAACGGGCACTTGGAGTTGAAGGCACCAGTACCATCAACAGCTAGCAGCTCTAGCCTTTTGTTGCAGACGTGCCTCTTTTTTTGGCTCGCCGAATGAAAGCACCGCCACAGCACTGGGCACGGAAGAAAGCGATCGTGGCGGTCGTCGATGCCCAACGGTGCGCGGTATGTGTGGCAGGCAGGTTCGGTTTGCCGCCCGCCCGCCGGCCGGCACCGGCAGCAAGGCCGTTCTCCGAAGCAAACGCCAGACTGCCCAGCACCAGTAGTACCCACCCCACCCGCTTCCACCACCTCCTGCCCACGGTCAAAAAAACCTCACGGCAAGAAACGAACCGGACCGGAGCTGGGCAAGCCTGGTTTCATGGCGTGGCGTCACCGGCATAGTTCTGCTAGTGCTTGGACTTCTTAAAAAATATGGATGATGAGGAGAGACCTCAGACCTGCTCCTGCTGTGCTTCTCATCCCTCGTCTCTGCAGCAGCTCCACCGGCGGAGGGAGAAGATATGATGTTGTTTGCCCAGGGTCTCCAAACAGAAACAGAGTAGCTTCATGAATCATAAGCGTTCAGTTTAAAAGGCCAGTGTCAATGTTGTGAATGCAACAAATCATGGACAGTAGGAGTTCATTTCTGGTGACTTTCTGTAACAAAGATGGGTTTATAATATCTGAGACAAGTGTGATAATTCCGTAATTGCCACTCATTACATCAGATGGGCACGAACAGAACGTTCCAAAATTCTCTAGCGTTATGCTTGAACATAAATTAAATGACAATTCCGTATGCTTGAACATGCTGCATCAACCTGATAGGTGTTTGAATTAAGCAGTTACGAGGGTCCGCTCTGTGGAGGGTGACGGTTCAATCTCAAGTAGTGGATTCTTCTGAAACTCATTCCTCAGCTGCCCACAGGCTGCGTTAGCGTCAAGCCCACGGGTCCGTCGAACGTTGATGGTTATCTTGCGTGCTTCTAAAGCATCAACAAAGGTTTGGACCTAATTTGCAGTATAATAGTGTAAATAAGATCAGTAACTGCTTACGAAATAATAGTTTATATTTGTTTATTATAGGACATAAAGCACACATACCACTTTTCTGTAAGGTCTCTTGTACTCGGAGCCTTCAATTGGGTTATAGGGAATCAGGTTCACATGGTAACCACCTCCACACATACGAAGTAGTTCTGCTAGCTCTTCGGCATGCTTCTTTTCATCGTTAATCCCAGCTGGCCACAAAATCCACTCTAGCCATGTTAGTAATGTCGCTGAGCAATATTTTCTCCTGAAACAGATAGAATCATCTGATACCTAGCAGAGTGTACTCGAAGGATACCATGCGCCCAGTTTCAAGGAAGTAACTCTTGCAGTCATCCATTAGTGCTCCCAAGGGGTAAGACTTGGTGCTAGGAACAATCGTCTCCCGCAGCTTCTGATTTGGGGCATGCAGACTGATTTCAAATACGACAGACTTGTCAACAACAAATTACAGGGGGGAAATGCTGCATCTGCTTCTCGGTTCCTTATTATGTGTTGCTGCTCAACCAGAAATTATGCAATCAAAGCCTTGAACCAATTATATTGTGGTGACCAAATATCATACTTAAGTGTATTAACAAATTACAAGCTAAAATAGGGCTCAGGTTTTGTGACTGGAAGATCTTCACAAGCAAAAAAATAAGAGGCCTGCAATATAGCATGGTGACTGACCGCCAGTGCTAATGGTATGCGATATTCAAATTCGTAATAACATACCTGACTGCCAACGTTGACTGAAGCTTGTGAGATGCTAGCATTTTTATTGTATTTGGAACACCAACTGTAGATATTGTCATCATCCTTTGCCTAACTTTTAGTTCCTGACAGCATGAAATCCACACACTTGTTAAAGTTATAGCTTATATGGAGAGATACTCATGGTAAATTGTCGCATCAAATTAACAGGATGAGAGGAATGTAGCCTAGTTATGAACACCTCCCCCAGCGA
This genomic window contains:
- the LOC103651855 gene encoding probable dual-specificity RNA methyltransferase RlmN yields the protein MMTISTVGVPNTIKMLASHKLQSTLAVSLHAPNQKLRETIVPSTKSYPLGALMDDCKSYFLETGRMVSFEYTLLAGINDEKKHAEELAELLRMCGGGYHVNLIPYNPIEGSEYKRPYRKVVQTFVDALEARKITINVRRTRGLDANAACGQLRNEFQKNPLLEIEPSPSTERTLVTA